CAAAATAAAGCTGCAGCATCTTTAAAAGGCGTATCGCCTGCCGTTGTCTCTCACTTATTAAACGGCAACTGGGAGCCTTATAGTGTAGATATGTTTCGCAATATTGGTAACCAAATTGGCTATAGTTCCAACCATTGGCAATTTGTTGAAACCACCAATGCAAAGCAATTACTTGAAGATTTGCAAAAAGCCAAACAGCAGCAATCGGTATTAACCTTTTTAGGTAATGCAGGTTCGGGCAAATCCGAAATCACTAAAAAATATGCATCCGAGACTCCAGACGCTATTCGTGTAGAGTGTGCTGGTTATTGGGACGAAAAACACTTTTTACAAGAAATTTTAATGCAAATGGGGGTACGTAATCCGCATAACCGTGTCCCGCAAATGATGCACGAAATTATTACAAGGTTAAAAGGCTACGATACGCCTCCTATTTTAATTATTGATGAAGTAGACAAACTAGGAGACAGACTCTTGTATTTCCTTATCACTTTTTATAATGAACTACGTTGGAAATGCAGTATTGCACTCCTGTCAACTTATTACTTCAAAAAACGTCTCGAAGATGGCTTACGTAACCGTAAAAAAGGCTATGAAGAATTGTTAAGTCGTTACGGTGTGTTTGTAGATTTTGAGCAAACCAGCGCAGCCGATGTTGCTTTATTATGTGAAGGCCAAGGCGTAACCGATAGAGCTGCTATAAAAACCATTCAAAAGAAGTCTAGAGAAGATTTACGTAGTGCCTCAGAACTAATTCGAATTTTTAAACTTGAAAACGCAATTTAATGTATAGATATCACCCCGAAATCGAAGGTTTAAAAGTAAATGAAAATGGCACAGAAGTAATTTACTTAGGCGAACCTTTAACCATTAAAGAACTTGACCGAAAAACCCGCCCATCAGATTTAAAATACGTGTATTTAAAAGGCAACATTCAAAGTGTAGCCAAATTAGTTTGCGAGTGTTGGCACGGTATGCCAGACAACCCACGCTGGTGTGCTACCAGAAAAGTTAAAGCAAACGGTTTTCATTTTGAAAACTTGTATTGGGCGCCTAGAGGAACCAACCCCGAAATGGGAACCCAAAAGGTGAAACGCAGCAAATTAAGCAAACTCTCTAGCCAAGATGTTAAAGACATTCAAGAGCGCTTAACAGCAGGACATACCTTTAAGGCAATAGCAAATGATTATGGAACCAGTGATATGACTATATCACGCATTAAAAAGAGATTACAACGTGACTAAACGCGCATTTAACGTAAAAGATTTATTAAATAAAAAATTTGAAATTCTCCCATTTACTGGAAACTGGGAAGCCTCTATAGGCCAACCATGCAAACAATTCAGTATGATGATTACAGGGCCTTCAGGCTCAGGAAAAACCGAGTTTGCTATACAGCTAAGTAAATACCTCACCAATTTTGGTAAAGTAGCCTACAACAGTATAGAGCAAGGGTTTAGCCATACCCTGCAAATGGCCATGCAACGTAACCACATGGAGCATGTGGCTGATAAGTTTTTAATATTAGACAAAGAGCAATTACCACAACTATCGAAACGCTTAAGAAAACAACGAGCAGCCGACTTTATAGTGATTGATTCCATTCAATACCTAAACGCTAATAAAAAGGAATACTTCCAATTCAAACAGGAGTTTTACCCTAAAAAAGGCATCATTTATATCAGTCATATCGAAGGTAAAGAAGCTAAAGGAGCATTAGCAAAAGACATCTGGTATGATGTAGATATACAAGTACCAGTGGAAGGCTTTGTAGCTACGCCAAAAAAGCGATTAAACGGAGGTGGTAAACCGTTTATTGTTAATGCAGAGCGCGCAGCCATTTATCACGGAGAATTAGAAACCATTTAAAATAAAGTACAATGAAAAAGCAAGTTATACAAACCCTTAAAATGCCCCTGCACACCTATGAAAACATGATAATTACTCATTATGTTGGTTGGTGTGCAAAACGTGTAAAACATCCTTCAGGACTTCAAAAATTAATAACCTGTCAGCCATTATTCAACTGGTGGTTAAAGGAGCTGGAAAAGTACGAGCTTCAGTTTCTTAAAGATGTAAGTGAGTACAATACTGCAATGAGTGCTTACGAAGCTTTAAAATTATATCTAAGCTACACCGATAAAATCAATAACCGTTTTTCTAAACCCCTTTTAAAATACGCCAATGAGTCCAAATCAATTAAACAATAAGATAGACGAGCTCGATTTTTGGTTAGAAAACAACCCCGATCATGAGCATTACACCTTAAAATTTAACGAAAGAAACACATTATTAGAACAACTTTTAAATACAGATTATTAAGTATGAATACTACCTTTAACACCGCCCAACTTTCTTCTGAAGAAAAGCGCAATTTACGAGCACAACTGGAAGCAGATATGCGTGCCGAAAAAAACCAACGTGCCGAAAACAGAAAGGCTTACAAGCAACTTACCCATGAGTTTGTAAACCGTAATATAGACGGTTTGTTGGCTCACAATTCGGCTACCGAAAACGTAATTAAGCAATTGTTTAATGACTATAATCCTATTAAGGATTTAAAAACGCAGGTATATGGCGAAGCTGCACAAGATAGCCATACATCTACCTTACCAGATGGCTCTGCAAGTATTACCATTGGGTATAATGTTACCATCAAGTTTGACGGCACCGAGAGTTCGGGCGTTGAAAAAATTAAAAACTTCATTGCTTCACTTTCCGATGATGATGAAAATACCAAAAAACTTGTAAAAATGGTAGATACCTTTTTAAAGCTAAACCCTAAAACTGGTATGCTAAACCCAAACAAGATTATCGAGCTTAGCAAGTTAGCCGAAGAGTTTAACGACGAAACTTTTAATGAAGGGTTAAACATCATATTTAACGCCCAAATACGTACGCAAAACAGCATGTATGTAAGCGGTTGGAAATACATTGAGGTAGAGGGGTTACCTAAAAAAATGCAGTTCCGATTTACAGTTTAACAAAAAACAAGCAGCTGCATTTTACCAACATGTAGCTGCTTAAAACCCATTTTACCATGATACCTACTTTAACCTTAATTGTAGGCTATTTAATTGCCTTTTATGTAGCCTTTAAAACCTATTTAAATAATGATTCCTGCAAGTAAACAACAAAAACAGCGCATCGCTATACTTACCAAAAATGACAAAGAGTTTAAGGCTGCTTTAGTGATGCAATACACTAACGATGCAACTAAAAACAGCACTAATGATCTTACCCACGCTCAGGCCAATAACATTATTGAACAATTAGGCGGTAAACCCATTTTATACGATAACTGGGCGTTTTTTAATAAGTACAACCGCAGCCATAAATATCTTATCAGTTTAGCCATGCAATTTGGCATGACCATACCTAACGATAAATATGGCGAAATATGCGATTTAGTTCGTTTAAGCGAGTGGTTAAAACACAAAGCTCCAGTAAAAAAATCAGTGCTAAAAATGAGTACTACCGAAGTAAGTAAAACTATATCGGCACTCGAACGAATGAATGTTAAACAACACTCGTAATAACAAATTTCTTTATGAACAATCAATCTTGCAAGCATAAAAACAAAACAGACATTGTTATAGATGCTGTTGTTACTGTTGAAGAGATATGGACAGTTTGTGATGATTGTTCCTTGGTACTAAAAAAAAGAATTGAAACCTAAAACCTAAAACAGATGTCAAATACATACAAAGGATTAGAAATCCCACCTCTAAATGAAAACCTTGCTGAAATACAAAAAGTGCATTGCGACGAAGCATCACAATGTGCAGACTATTGCGAAGAATGCTTGTTTTTCGATAATAACCTAGAACTATTTTCTAAATGGTTTAACAAAAAACGCTATTACGGTAAATGAAAATAGAACTCAAACTTAATAACGATGCCCTTATGGCTGTAAACAAACTACTGCAGCGCACCTATGAGTTGCCAGTATCGGTTAATAAGGTGGAAAACGTGTATAAATCAATAGGTTTTGATTTAGCCGATACATTTGATAAAAAGGTAAAGACAAAAATTAAAAAAGCCGATTTA
This genomic interval from Tamlana carrageenivorans contains the following:
- a CDS encoding ATP-binding protein; its protein translation is MTPKDKQKIVDLLQVYIKQKGSQNKAAASLKGVSPAVVSHLLNGNWEPYSVDMFRNIGNQIGYSSNHWQFVETTNAKQLLEDLQKAKQQQSVLTFLGNAGSGKSEITKKYASETPDAIRVECAGYWDEKHFLQEILMQMGVRNPHNRVPQMMHEIITRLKGYDTPPILIIDEVDKLGDRLLYFLITFYNELRWKCSIALLSTYYFKKRLEDGLRNRKKGYEELLSRYGVFVDFEQTSAADVALLCEGQGVTDRAAIKTIQKKSREDLRSASELIRIFKLENAI
- a CDS encoding ATP-binding protein; translated protein: MTKRAFNVKDLLNKKFEILPFTGNWEASIGQPCKQFSMMITGPSGSGKTEFAIQLSKYLTNFGKVAYNSIEQGFSHTLQMAMQRNHMEHVADKFLILDKEQLPQLSKRLRKQRAADFIVIDSIQYLNANKKEYFQFKQEFYPKKGIIYISHIEGKEAKGALAKDIWYDVDIQVPVEGFVATPKKRLNGGGKPFIVNAERAAIYHGELETI
- a CDS encoding DUF3164 family protein, encoding MNTTFNTAQLSSEEKRNLRAQLEADMRAEKNQRAENRKAYKQLTHEFVNRNIDGLLAHNSATENVIKQLFNDYNPIKDLKTQVYGEAAQDSHTSTLPDGSASITIGYNVTIKFDGTESSGVEKIKNFIASLSDDDENTKKLVKMVDTFLKLNPKTGMLNPNKIIELSKLAEEFNDETFNEGLNIIFNAQIRTQNSMYVSGWKYIEVEGLPKKMQFRFTV